GAAGAAGTTTGCCGATCAATTGGAGCGCATGCCTTAACCCTTTTAAAAGATGGAATGGGCATTCTTACACATTGCAATGCAGGGGGAATCGCAACAGCAAGATATGGAACTGCTTTAGCACCTCTTTATTTAGCCAAAGAACAGGGTTGGGATATCAAAGTGTTTGCCGACGAAACTCGTCCGCTATTGCAGGGGGCACGTCTTACTGCATGGGAGCTTATGCAGGCAGGTATAGATGTTACGTTAATAACGGATAATATGGCGGCAATGGTTATGCAAAAAGGATGGGTCCAAGCTGTTATTGTAGGGTGTGACCGTGTTGCTGCAAACGGTGATGTGGCCAATAAAATCGGTACGTATGGTGTTGCATTGCTTGCAAAGGCACATAATATTCCATTCTATGTTGCAGCCCCATTGTCAACTATTGATCTTGAAACAAAAACGGGGTCTGACATACCAATTGAGGAGCGGGATGCAGCAGAAATCACTGAAGGATTTGGGAAAAGAACCGCACCTGAAGGTGTAAAGGTATTCAATCCTGCATTTGATGTGACCCCAAATGAATTAATTACTGCTATTATAACCGAAAAGGGAATTATTAAAGGAAATTACCAGGA
Above is a genomic segment from Neobacillus endophyticus containing:
- the mtnA gene encoding S-methyl-5-thioribose-1-phosphate isomerase: MENTYLQSVSYDNGVLKILDQTKIPNMTEFIEITKIEDAWDAIKQLKVRGAPAIGIAAAYGLVVGIQNAPENSFDEFYAFFKKQSHYLATSRPTAVNLFWALKRMEERVQREKTKSVFKIKEALVEEAHIIRNEDEEVCRSIGAHALTLLKDGMGILTHCNAGGIATARYGTALAPLYLAKEQGWDIKVFADETRPLLQGARLTAWELMQAGIDVTLITDNMAAMVMQKGWVQAVIVGCDRVAANGDVANKIGTYGVALLAKAHNIPFYVAAPLSTIDLETKTGSDIPIEERDAAEITEGFGKRTAPEGVKVFNPAFDVTPNELITAIITEKGIIKGNYQEALPKLFKA